The sequence CTGCTTGTAACGACTGGGTTCAAGTGTTCCTCCACAGGAGACTGTGGGCTCACTGAGGGCAGGGTCTGTGGCTTTTCCATCTCCGGGACCCTGCCCCTGGGCCCTGGCATCCACCAGCTGTTGAGTCAACACCTTTGAACTGAAACCACGTTATGCGAGACCGACGGCTTTATGGCAGCTCGGTCTGGCCATCGAGGGCCTCTCAGTCAGCGTCCGTGTGGCCCCAGCGACCGCACTCAGCCCCCACCCGGGACGGAACGGCGAACGGCGGGGCCTGGGCGAGCGGGGCTGTGTCTGGGCCCAGGTTCCCAGGAGCCTCGCTATTCAGCCAGAAGTCTCTCTGGGCTCCCGGGACCCACCACAGCCCGAGGATACCCAGCCCATCTTCCCCTAACCTCAAGAGACTGTAGCTCAAGGTCCATTTTTGGTCACTTTAATTGTAAAAACGaagacatttatataaataagacCGCTGTGTAAAATAGGATTCACCCTTCTACTAAAACCCTTCTCCCCACGctcaaaaaagaatatagaaaagcCAGCAGAGATCAGAAGTACAAATCAGCATGCGGTCCCTGATGAGAAGTAACTGGCAGGCCAGGTTTCCCTGCCGAAACAGGCCTCGTGGTGAGCGCACTCCTGGCCCAGGAGCCTCGCCGGAGGCTCAGTGACACCCACGCCCTCTGCCACGGGAGCCCAAGTGCACAGGTGGAGGCGGTACAAAAGGTTCGCGGCCTGGcggctggggagggaggacagcACGTGGGGAAAGGCTGTCGGTCCTCGCGCCAAAGCCGGGGACGACGGAGCTGGCGGTCCAATGAGAGGCAGCGGTTTGTTCAGCCTGGGGtcgggctggggaaggggcttcTGGAGGGTCACCTCTTCTCCAGAGGACGAGGGGAGAAAGCTGCCAGTGTCCCTTGAGAGGACAGGCTCCTCCTGGGGCCACGTGCATATGGCCGGTGAAGACAAGGACGGTGCAGGCCGGCTGCAGCGCgagggagcggggggggggggcgggggggggctccCGGGAGCGAGGGGAGAGCGGCCCCCAAGAGAGGTGGGGCTGGCGTGTCCTTGTGCGAAAaatcccacctccccaccctcctaCCCTGTcacacctcccacccctcccctgcgtCCAGACCGCGGCCTGCTCTCCCCTTCGCGCGCTGGGGGCCTGGGGAAAGGTGTCCACGCGTTCACCCGCTGGGCGCGGCTCGGGAAACTGTCATCAAAGGGCAAAAGGAAAGACCCCAGGCTCTCCTTTGCAAAGCGAGGGCCTGCCTGGGGCCGCTCCCCATCCCTgcaggggatgggggcaggggtgggggggggggcggtgtcagGAGCACTTCCAGACACACACAGCCAGGGTCCCCCCGAAGTACAGGTACAGGAGGTTCTTCACCTCGTGTGTGATCTCAAACCCAAAGCCCTCGCCGATGACCACGTGCCAGGAGGAGCCGAACTTCTTGTCCATCGTCTCTTTGATCATCTTGGCAGCGCTCTGGAACAAAGGGGACGCTCATCAGGTGGGAAAGGCTGGAGGGGGGGGGAGCACGAGCcaacccccgcctccccccaggAGGCCGAAGTCTTGGCGGGAGAAGAGCTCATGCCCCACTCTTCTGCCTcctgccaggggctgggacaCAGGGACGGAAGAGCAGACCCTACCCCACCAGTCAAGAAGACACTGGCGAGGCTGGTCGAGCAGGCCCTGGTCTGAAGAGGGAGCCCCGGGTCGGCGTCCGGGCTCCGCCGTTCAGTGCCCGTGTCCGGGGTCGGTACCGCGAGGCTGCGGTGGGGACCAAGCGCGGTAACGCGTGACGGCCCTCCGCACGCCGCGTGCGGTCCTCGTCACTGCGAGGAGGTGTCAAGTTTGTCTCCAGGGAACAGAAAGGCTTTTCCCTAATGGGTCCGGGGAACTTCTGGAAGGGGAGTTGGACTGCTTCCCTCAGTTACAGCAACAGCCCCCACTCCTTCCTGTGCTGGCTCTTTCAAGAAGCTTCTTCTGAGAAGAGgcctagggaggggcagaggacccAGCCTCTGAGGGGGAGTCCGTGCCAGGCGCTTGGCCCGCGTCATCTCAGTACACACGTTCTCGCGGCCACCCGGTGGGGAGGCAGCATCTGACTCCCCGTTACAGACTAGgagactggggctcagagaaatGGCTTATCCGGGGTTAAAGAGCTCGGAAGGGCTGGAGACAGCATTTGAACTTGGGCCTGGGTCTGCCTCCCCAATGGCTGGGCTGTCGGGATGCTGACTTCTTTCTCACTCATCACTGGGCTGATGAATAACATTCCTGCGTCACTGCCTGTTGGCCatatccccagcacccagaacagtgactggcacaaGGGATGGCGTTTAACATCttttttggatggatggatggatggatggatggatgggtacgTGAATGAATGCCCGGGCCTCTGTTCTCCCCTGGGACGGAGCCAAGGGGGAGAGGTGCCCTACCCAGCAGACCCCGGAGACAGGGAACACAGGCAGGGGCACCCGAAGAGCCCTCTAGGGCTGGGCATGACCACCATCAGATCAGTGCCCCGGAGACAGCACCAGCCTCTTCCCTCGCTGGCTTTCCTCGGGCTTCGAATGCTTCCAAGGAAGGCGCCAGCCAGGCCCCAGTAGGACTCTCTGGAGCTGGCTGTGGGGACCGGGGCCACCTGATTCACCCACGGGGGTCACCGAAGGAAGGCACAAGGGGCCGCCTGTACCTCATTGTTGTTGGAGAATTTCTCACAGGCCGTGACACATAGCTCCATGGTCTCTACTCGCATCTCCTCTGGCATGTCCGAATGCTAGAGACAGGGCAGGGAGACAAACAGAGAGAGGCTTAGCCCACGAGCTGGCCTTCCGGGCTGGCTTCGCTGTCCCAAGCTTAAGGCATGGACATTGGGTAGCTGCCCTGGCACGGCCCTGGGCAAGCCCATCTCCTGACTCGGGGCGTGCCGCTGGGACAGAGGGCATGGAATCTGGCGAAGCCGAGTGGGCTTTAACGCCCGGGCCCCTCTGCAAGGGCACGAAGCTTCCGGCATCACGTTCCAGCCAACAGACACGGGGAGAAGGCTGGCCCGGGCAGGAGAGGATGCCGGTTGTGGAAACAGTTTACATCGGCCCCAGAGCACAGCTGGATCTCAGCCGGAAGGGCCTGGAGAGACAGCTCCGGGTTCTTCCTAACTCTGACCGCTCTCTCTCATCCACTTGGCCGgatccccctcctcctcctgattGCGGGAGGGCCCTGGGCTTCGTCCCTACCCTGTCTCTTCGCCAGCAAGCTCCTCTTCAGGAGGTCCCACCCTGTTCCGTGGCGTCATGTATCTTCTACGTGAGGGTTCTTACATTTTCGCTCCCAGCTCTAACCTTTTTTTGTGGGGGGCTCCGGACTCCTATGGCCAACTCTCTACTTGACAAGCTGACTTAGACGTCTAAAGGATAACTCGACTTTCCCCACAAACCTAcgcttcctcctccttccttttcttggtAACTGACACCATTTTCTCTCCTgagttcagggaaaaaaaaaaaaagtcctgggaGTTATCCTTGACTTTCCTGTCCTCACACCTGGCACCCAATGCGCCAGTGAGTTCTACGGCCTCAACCTCCAAGATGCGTCCTGAGTCTGAAGGTGTCCACTTCCACTCCGTGACCTGGGCCTAGCCACCCCCTCGTCTCCCTGGGCCTCTGCAGTAGTGTCCTCACGGGTCTCCCCACTTCCACTCCGGTCCCCTAAAAATCCATTCTCCTTACAACAGCTGGAGCGATCCTTCGAAAACATCAAACGCGTCCCATCACTCCTCGGCTTAAAACATCCGCTGCTCCCTTCGGGCCCGGGAGAGCGTCCACACTCTTCACCATGACTGTCACAGCGCCTGGCCCACCTGTGAGGTCTGGCCTGCTGTCACTCTGGCCCTCACGTCCCCCCACCCGCCTCGGCACTCGTCggccttccttctgttcttccaAAATGCCGAGCTCACTCCCACCGCGGGCGTTCGGGGCTCGCCGTTTCCCCTGCTTGGCACGTGCTTCCCAGACCTTGGCAAGGCTGTCTCCCTAACTTCATTCAAGTCTCTGACCGGAGAACTCTGTCCAGAGACTAACCCCCTACTCTCTAGCCCCTGAcacctactttctctctcttgataGCACTATTTACCGGAATTACGCTCCTTGAAACTTTTCTTCCTGTGGCCCAGGCCTTTGCCTGTCTTGCTCGCTACTGTACCCACAGTGCCTAGAAGAGAGCCCAACGTACAGTAGGTGACCTAAGTACTTGTCGAGTGAATGAAGGAACGAAGGAATGGAGCATTGTCGACTCTCAGACCTCCAGACCTGAGCCAGGGGAGCCCTTAACTTCCTCTCCTGCTGTCCTGCAGGGAACGAGCTCTCTGCCTCGCTTCGAGGCGGTGTGGGCCCTGCTGGccgccctgcctccctgccccggGGCTTACCCTGACCAGAGGGAAGGTCTGCAGTCGCTTATAATCAGCCtcatctttcttcccttctgtttctccCATGATCCTTCCACCGTGACCCCCGGAGGGAGAGAGTGGGCTCTCAGGAGGTGCTGGCGCTGGCAGTGAAGACCACACTCTGGGGATTCAGGAAGCAGGCCCTGCCAACTGGGTGGGAGCAGAAAATGTCTTTCCTCAAGGGgtgctgtggaaaacaggaaaaaccaGGAGAAAGAGTTGGCTTTCAAACCATACATCACAAATTAGAAATGTCTCACTGACAATTTGACACCTCCCCGTCTTAACTCCTCCGCATCCTTTTCCAAATGGCCAGCAAGTCTGCAGACGGGAGGATGAGTCAACGCGAGATGCTGGGACCCGGTGGTTAAGAACACACTGGTATGCGGCTACAAGCCCACACTGTCATTATCAAGACAAATACTGAGTGCGGGCCAGGCCGAgggtggagcctggagcttgcaaTTAACACACACAGCTTCTCTGTATGCACACGTATGTACACGGTCCTTACTCCCCAGCACACGTAGCTGGATAGGGAAATGTCGGGTCAGGATCAACAATCCCGGGCTTGTGTGCAAGCCGGAGCCTCTTCCACGGGTCCCTGATCTGCGGAAGGAATGGGAACAGTGAGGGTCCGTGTCCTCCTCGGCTTGCCGGGCTCCCAGcacttcctgccccctccccctcaggcCTGCCTGGTCCAGAAGCTGTACGGCCTGGGCCTCCTGGTCCTACTGTTCCCCAGCAGTGTGGCCTTGGGCCTCAGGGTCCTCACCAGGAACCTGGGAGCAGCCACATCTATCTCGTGGGGCTGTTACGAGACTCAGATGAGAAGGTACGTGAAGCTaacccagtgcccagcacatggcCACATACACGAGAGACTGTGTGTGGATATGAATGGAAAGTTATACAGCCTAATAcatatgtttggattttttttctttccaaatctaGCTATGTAAAAACAGATGGGACTTTTCCTAAACAGAGGAGCTGGGTCCTAATGTCTGTGAGCACTGCTGGAAATCCTGGTTGTTTCTCCTTATTCTCCAATTCAATCTAGCCTGTAATTCAAGGGACGTTTTCTCTCGGAAGAAGGACTAACACAAGTGCCTACAACCCACCGTGCTGCGAACCCTGCTTAACCATCCACATTGGACACCTACAAGCAAATAATGTTATGCCAGCGTTTCTGACGTTTCCAAACTGGTTTGTTTTCCTGGCACGGCCGCCAAAGCCCGAAAACGCCTAGCGTAGCAACTAACGGGCAGTCGTGACAGGTGACGTTTGTCAGGTTTCCTGTCCCTAGCGCCCCACTGCTACAACGCCCCTGCGAGTTAGGGCCTGCACCAAAGGAGGCCTAAAGCTGCTACTCCACCGGCCTGAGGTCTCAGCCGGTGAGCGGCAGACCTGGGGTTTGACTCTGGGCGTGGTCTCTGGCGTgggcccctctctctccttctcgtGGCACCGACACAAGGTAGGCGCCCAGTGTGCCACCCCCAGCGCAGGCCATGTGATCCCAGCTGCGAAATGCACGTTTGACGTCTGACCGGTCAGTGACGACCGTTCTCATGTGGACTCAACCCGCGTGTGGCCGAGCACCGAGCCTTCCGCGTGCTTCTTCCGGGCTGTGCTCTCAACCGTCTCCGTCTCTCTGGTGCTTCAGAAGCCCTCGGCGCCACCCCATTTGGTGGGCTCCCTCGAACGAGGCTGGAAGCCTGCCGCTGACTCCACCATCCCGCGACACTGGTATTTTCTGGTTT is a genomic window of Acinonyx jubatus isolate Ajub_Pintada_27869175 chromosome B4, VMU_Ajub_asm_v1.0, whole genome shotgun sequence containing:
- the DNAL4 gene encoding dynein axonemal light chain 4, giving the protein MGETEGKKDEADYKRLQTFPLVRHSDMPEEMRVETMELCVTACEKFSNNNESAAKMIKETMDKKFGSSWHVVIGEGFGFEITHEVKNLLYLYFGGTLAVCVWKCS